A region of Haloplanus sp. XH21 DNA encodes the following proteins:
- a CDS encoding DUF7410 domain-containing protein → MTDDITPTDRAGTDADDVHVPPGATPHVCEYCGRPFTRETYLALHRGLEHPSSLSAEERDAFEDARATEEERLQRFRLLALAGVVALYFGFLLTYAVVT, encoded by the coding sequence ATGACCGACGACATCACCCCGACCGACCGCGCCGGCACGGACGCCGACGACGTTCACGTACCGCCGGGGGCGACGCCCCACGTCTGTGAGTACTGTGGCCGCCCGTTTACCCGCGAAACGTATCTGGCGCTCCACCGCGGCCTGGAACACCCGTCGTCGCTGTCGGCAGAAGAACGAGACGCCTTCGAGGACGCGCGAGCGACGGAAGAAGAGCGACTCCAGCGGTTCAGGCTCCTCGCGCTGGCGGGCGTCGTGGCGCTGTACTTCGGCTTCCTGCTCACGTACGCCGTGGTGACGTGA
- a CDS encoding DUF7312 domain-containing protein, whose product MSARADEEGDTEESTWRFAVDEVGEDAPEPETIDPGSPTLENAVFVLLGVLLTGLIFYAAAGSL is encoded by the coding sequence ATGAGCGCACGAGCCGACGAGGAGGGTGACACCGAGGAGTCTACCTGGCGGTTCGCCGTCGACGAGGTGGGCGAGGACGCCCCCGAACCGGAGACGATCGACCCCGGATCGCCGACGCTCGAAAACGCCGTGTTCGTCCTACTCGGCGTCCTCCTCACCGGTCTTATCTTCTACGCGGCGGCCGGCAGTCTGTAA
- a CDS encoding phytoene/squalene synthase family protein produces the protein MSRHAARPPGDPDDLEWCHEAVQGVSRTFALTVDVLDEPMASYICIGYLLCRVPDTVEDADHIPPAEQAALLREYDRALDPDDDTDAASFRAAVDEWLPAAADRNDDWEVVASTPRVLRTFNALPDDVQAAVRPPARELVQGMAMFVERYADEGGLRLQSREELEEYCYYAAGTVGNLVTNLVARGDLTGERRARLYDTAEEFGLLLQLVNVAKDVYDDYTEEDNVYLPAEWLAAEGVPQDAVVDPDHRSGAAAVVRRTARHARSFLDDAQTYLETVPTTDGNTVAAWAIPFLLAVGTLRELLARPEDALSDTGVKISRQEVFAVVTEMTGSEARATLDELRADIAGQPYHRASGQAD, from the coding sequence ATGTCTCGACACGCAGCCAGACCTCCCGGTGACCCGGACGACCTCGAATGGTGTCACGAGGCGGTGCAGGGCGTCTCCCGAACGTTCGCGTTGACCGTCGACGTACTCGACGAACCGATGGCGTCGTACATCTGTATCGGCTACCTCCTCTGCCGCGTCCCCGACACCGTCGAGGACGCCGACCACATCCCACCGGCCGAGCAGGCGGCGCTCCTGCGCGAGTACGACCGGGCGCTCGACCCGGACGACGACACCGACGCCGCGTCGTTCCGGGCAGCCGTCGACGAGTGGCTCCCGGCCGCGGCCGACCGGAACGACGACTGGGAGGTCGTCGCCAGCACCCCGCGGGTCCTCCGCACCTTCAACGCGCTCCCCGACGACGTACAGGCGGCGGTCAGGCCGCCCGCCCGCGAACTCGTCCAGGGAATGGCGATGTTCGTCGAGCGCTACGCCGACGAAGGCGGTCTGCGCCTCCAGTCTCGGGAGGAACTGGAGGAGTACTGTTACTACGCCGCCGGCACCGTCGGCAATCTGGTCACGAATCTGGTTGCGCGTGGCGACCTCACCGGCGAGCGACGCGCCCGCCTCTACGACACCGCCGAGGAGTTCGGCCTGTTGCTCCAGCTGGTCAACGTCGCCAAGGATGTCTACGACGACTACACCGAGGAGGACAACGTCTACCTGCCCGCGGAGTGGCTGGCTGCGGAGGGCGTCCCCCAGGACGCCGTCGTCGACCCCGATCATCGGTCGGGGGCCGCGGCCGTCGTCCGGCGCACCGCTCGCCACGCCCGCTCCTTCCTCGACGACGCCCAGACGTATCTGGAGACGGTGCCGACCACCGACGGCAACACCGTCGCGGCGTGGGCTATTCCGTTCCTGCTCGCCGTCGGGACGCTCCGGGAACTCCTCGCGCGGCCCGAGGACGCCCTCTCCGACACCGGCGTGAAGATTTCGCGCCAGGAGGTGTTCGCCGTCGTCACCGAGATGACGGGCTCGGAGGCCCGCGCGACGCTCGACGAGCTCCGGGCCGACATCGCCGGACAGCCGTATCATCGGGCCAGCGGCCAGGCCGACTGA
- a CDS encoding competence/damage-inducible protein A → MRVAVVTVGDELLSGDTVNTNAAWLCDRLDERGVSVERVTTVPDRIADIARVVNEYRAEYDAVVVTGGVGPTHDDVTMEGVAAAFGRDLIHSEDAAAWIEEHGDYAADDLTDETTHLPAGARMLPNPEGVAPGAVLDSVYVLPGVPEEMKAMFASVEAEFEGERTHVAEVRTTEPESALLDRVEGVQEAFDVRVGSYPGEDVRLKVIAADSETAAEAAAWLRERVDTA, encoded by the coding sequence ATGCGAGTCGCGGTCGTTACCGTCGGGGACGAACTGCTGTCGGGGGATACCGTCAACACGAACGCCGCGTGGCTCTGTGACCGCCTCGACGAGCGGGGCGTCAGCGTCGAGCGCGTCACCACCGTCCCCGACCGCATCGCCGACATCGCCCGCGTGGTCAACGAGTACCGCGCGGAGTACGACGCCGTCGTCGTCACGGGCGGCGTCGGCCCGACCCACGACGACGTGACGATGGAGGGCGTCGCCGCGGCGTTCGGTCGCGACCTCATCCACAGCGAGGACGCTGCCGCGTGGATCGAGGAACACGGCGACTACGCGGCCGACGACCTCACCGACGAGACGACCCATCTGCCGGCGGGGGCGCGGATGCTTCCCAACCCCGAGGGCGTCGCCCCCGGTGCCGTCCTCGATAGCGTCTACGTCCTCCCGGGCGTCCCCGAGGAGATGAAAGCCATGTTCGCGTCCGTCGAAGCCGAGTTCGAGGGGGAGCGAACGCACGTCGCGGAGGTGCGGACGACCGAACCCGAGAGCGCGCTCCTCGACCGCGTCGAGGGCGTGCAGGAGGCGTTCGACGTGCGTGTCGGAAGCTACCCCGGCGAGGACGTTCGGCTGAAAGTGATCGCGGCCGACAGCGAAACGGCAGCCGAAGCGGCCGCGTGGCTTCGCGAGCGGGTCGACACCGCCTGA
- a CDS encoding NfeD family protein codes for MVWMSVLQSGVELGPETLPLLLVLAGIGLSIAEAMAPGAHFAVLGVALLGAGIVGLVLGAGPLVLAALVLAFGGLALVGYRRFDLYGDSGAGQTSNSSSLRGRTGRVTERVTTQSGTVKLDRGGFDPNFAARSMDGDIPVGTEVIVVDPGGGNVLTVAPLDDIEDDIDAELAAGREDEEAEREREAERN; via the coding sequence ATGGTCTGGATGTCCGTCCTCCAGTCGGGGGTTGAACTCGGCCCGGAGACGCTCCCGCTTCTCCTGGTTCTTGCCGGTATCGGCCTCTCCATCGCGGAGGCGATGGCGCCGGGTGCCCATTTCGCCGTTCTCGGCGTGGCGCTTCTCGGGGCGGGCATCGTCGGCCTCGTCCTGGGGGCCGGGCCGCTGGTTCTGGCGGCGCTGGTGCTCGCGTTCGGCGGCCTCGCGCTGGTGGGCTACCGGCGGTTCGACCTCTACGGCGACAGCGGCGCCGGGCAGACGAGCAACTCGTCGTCGCTGCGCGGACGGACGGGACGTGTCACCGAGCGCGTCACGACGCAGTCGGGGACGGTGAAACTCGACCGCGGCGGCTTCGATCCGAACTTCGCCGCTCGGTCGATGGACGGGGACATCCCCGTCGGCACCGAGGTCATCGTGGTCGACCCCGGCGGTGGCAACGTCCTCACGGTCGCGCCACTCGACGACATCGAGGACGACATCGACGCCGAACTCGCCGCAGGGCGGGAGGACGAGGAGGCCGAGCGCGAGCGCGAGGCCGAGCGGAACTGA
- a CDS encoding LEA type 2 family protein has product MLSRLRERLSTKRILALGIVVVVLLAGGAFVLFSQPSVSGIDNRFGDVNDTTTVVESDLHVRNPNPIGASLGGLRVDYAIDMNGVRMATGAKEGLSLPKGNSTIPLTTRLSNDRIPPWWVSHIRNGERTELAVSADVHSSTLGASAGAPKVTRTIETDIISAFNSTERRPVGEEQGGGEPVLYIEETSAEWGTVDSSTTNINMTFVVYNPNPYPVPISELSYRATMNDIEMGTGATENPAVIPPNGTRTIHATTRLNNDNIDEWWVTHLENNQTTDLRIDFAAQVELPTGTIEIPLDPLTYTRTIETDIFGSKTETASGSNEGTESTTPTPSGENEGTATPSEDGTATPTPTETDGGLLDDGTETTSTETATATATPTPTETDGGLLSMGVSTATQPVR; this is encoded by the coding sequence ATGCTCTCCCGACTACGCGAGCGTCTGTCCACCAAGCGGATCCTCGCGCTCGGCATCGTGGTCGTGGTACTTCTCGCCGGCGGCGCCTTCGTCCTCTTCAGTCAGCCGTCGGTGTCCGGCATCGACAACCGGTTCGGCGACGTCAACGACACGACGACCGTCGTCGAAAGCGACCTGCACGTCCGGAATCCGAACCCCATTGGCGCCAGTCTCGGCGGACTCCGGGTCGATTACGCCATCGACATGAACGGAGTTCGGATGGCGACGGGCGCCAAGGAAGGCCTCTCGCTGCCGAAGGGGAACTCCACAATCCCGCTGACGACCCGTCTCTCGAACGACCGCATCCCGCCCTGGTGGGTGAGCCACATCCGCAACGGCGAACGAACCGAACTCGCTGTTAGCGCCGACGTTCACTCCTCGACACTCGGCGCGTCGGCCGGCGCGCCGAAAGTAACCCGCACCATCGAGACCGACATCATCTCGGCGTTCAACTCCACCGAACGCCGCCCCGTCGGCGAAGAACAGGGCGGCGGTGAACCCGTCCTCTACATCGAGGAAACGAGCGCGGAGTGGGGGACGGTCGACTCGTCGACGACGAACATCAACATGACGTTCGTCGTCTACAACCCCAACCCGTACCCGGTTCCGATCTCGGAACTCAGCTACCGGGCGACCATGAACGACATCGAGATGGGGACGGGCGCCACCGAGAACCCAGCCGTGATCCCGCCGAACGGGACGCGAACGATCCACGCGACGACCCGACTCAACAACGACAACATCGACGAGTGGTGGGTGACCCACCTCGAAAACAACCAGACGACCGACCTTCGGATCGATTTCGCCGCGCAGGTCGAACTCCCGACGGGCACCATCGAAATCCCGCTCGATCCGCTGACCTACACCCGAACGATCGAGACGGACATCTTCGGGTCGAAAACCGAGACGGCGAGCGGATCGAATGAGGGGACTGAATCGACGACACCGACGCCGAGTGGCGAGAACGAAGGGACGGCGACGCCGAGCGAGGACGGAACCGCGACGCCGACACCGACCGAAACCGACGGGGGACTGCTCGACGACGGCACCGAAACGACATCGACGGAGACGGCAACAGCAACCGCGACGCCGACGCCGACCGAGACCGACGGCGGCCTGCTCTCGATGGGCGTGTCGACGGCGACACAGCCGGTACGGTAG
- a CDS encoding phosphate signaling complex PhoU family protein — METRKVQRLGPSTLAMTLPAEWAKENDVEKGDEVSLRMGGKGTLTVLPESASTEGATATIHADNLDSGALERAIVAQYVLGRRVIHIEKSEGALDSEHINAVYRAETQLMGLGVIEETPERIAIRCSVDPEDFTLDNLLERLENTGSTMRGESVKALAHGNADLAERALNRERQANKIFVLLLRLIFMAYQNPNLARAVGLESGFPLIGYRSVAKNLELTADNAEDIGDIALDAKNNTLDVDGSTMRQIREFNDQVDEITATAVEAVVERDYDKAIAVGHMFEDISDREMELIRSLPDMPKVELLRTREVLVSLQQTAQYAMRNAEIAANLALNDESEHVTIE, encoded by the coding sequence ATGGAAACCCGGAAGGTACAACGGCTGGGGCCGTCCACGCTGGCGATGACGCTCCCGGCGGAGTGGGCCAAAGAGAACGACGTGGAGAAAGGCGACGAGGTGTCGCTTCGGATGGGTGGGAAGGGGACGCTGACGGTTCTCCCGGAGTCGGCGAGCACCGAGGGGGCGACGGCGACGATCCACGCCGACAACCTCGATTCGGGAGCGCTCGAACGCGCCATCGTGGCGCAGTACGTCCTCGGCCGGCGCGTCATCCACATCGAGAAGTCCGAAGGCGCGCTCGACAGCGAGCATATCAACGCCGTCTACCGGGCCGAGACCCAGTTGATGGGGCTCGGCGTGATCGAGGAGACGCCCGAGCGGATCGCCATTCGGTGTTCCGTCGACCCCGAGGACTTCACCCTCGACAATCTCCTCGAGCGACTGGAGAACACCGGCAGCACGATGCGCGGCGAGTCGGTCAAGGCGCTCGCTCACGGCAACGCCGACCTGGCCGAACGCGCCCTGAACCGCGAGCGACAGGCGAACAAGATCTTCGTCCTCCTGCTTCGCCTCATCTTCATGGCGTATCAGAACCCGAATCTCGCCCGGGCCGTCGGCCTCGAGTCGGGATTCCCGCTGATCGGCTACCGATCGGTCGCGAAGAACCTCGAACTCACCGCCGACAACGCCGAAGACATCGGTGACATCGCGCTGGACGCCAAGAACAACACGCTCGATGTCGACGGATCGACGATGCGACAGATCCGCGAGTTCAACGATCAGGTCGACGAGATCACGGCGACGGCGGTCGAAGCCGTCGTCGAACGCGACTACGACAAGGCCATCGCGGTCGGGCACATGTTCGAGGACATCAGCGACCGCGAAATGGAGTTGATCCGGAGTCTGCCGGACATGCCGAAAGTCGAACTCCTTCGCACGCGAGAGGTGCTGGTCAGCCTCCAGCAGACCGCGCAGTACGCCATGCGCAACGCCGAAATCGCGGCGAACCTCGCGCTCAACGACGAGTCCGAACACGTCACGATCGAATAG
- a CDS encoding ATP-NAD kinase family protein produces MRLGFVVNPIAGMGGRVGLKGTDEKVAEARARGATPRAPDRARRALSAIATRLPETTVLTWGEPMGASLAAEVDLVSEVLGSPEGEETTAADTRAAVAAFVDADVDVVCFVGGDGTAADVAEALSDTDVPMLGVPAGVKVYSSVFAVSPEDAAEVLASFERTERREVLDIDEDAYREGSVDPELRAVVQVPIGEQLQSSKQTGSGNVESIAAGFVEEMEPGVTYVLGPGSTVGAIKDALGFEGSPLGVDVWRDGAVLARDASESAILDALGDRNVVVVSPIGGQGFILGRGNPQLSPAVVRQCELEVVASRTKLDDIGRLRVDTDDPELDAELRGWTRVRVGRFEHRLMEVA; encoded by the coding sequence ATGCGACTCGGGTTCGTGGTCAATCCAATCGCCGGCATGGGCGGGCGGGTCGGCCTGAAAGGGACGGACGAGAAGGTTGCGGAGGCGCGCGCCCGGGGGGCGACGCCGCGTGCGCCGGACCGCGCCCGCCGCGCGCTCTCGGCCATCGCGACGCGTCTCCCCGAGACGACGGTTCTGACGTGGGGTGAGCCGATGGGCGCGTCGCTCGCCGCGGAGGTGGACCTCGTCTCCGAGGTGCTCGGTTCGCCCGAGGGCGAGGAGACGACGGCCGCCGACACCCGCGCCGCCGTCGCGGCGTTCGTCGACGCCGACGTCGATGTCGTCTGTTTCGTCGGCGGCGACGGCACCGCCGCGGACGTGGCCGAGGCGCTGTCGGACACCGACGTGCCGATGCTCGGCGTGCCGGCGGGCGTCAAGGTGTACTCGTCGGTGTTCGCCGTCTCGCCGGAGGACGCCGCCGAGGTCCTCGCCTCTTTCGAACGGACCGAGCGACGGGAGGTGCTCGACATCGACGAGGACGCCTACCGCGAGGGGTCGGTCGATCCGGAACTCCGCGCGGTGGTGCAGGTGCCGATCGGCGAGCAGTTGCAGTCGTCGAAACAGACCGGGAGCGGCAACGTCGAGTCGATCGCCGCGGGGTTCGTCGAGGAGATGGAACCCGGCGTCACGTACGTCCTCGGCCCCGGGAGTACGGTCGGTGCGATCAAGGACGCTCTCGGATTCGAGGGATCGCCGCTGGGCGTCGACGTGTGGCGTGACGGAGCGGTGCTCGCTCGCGACGCCTCGGAGTCCGCGATTCTCGACGCCCTCGGCGATCGCAACGTCGTCGTGGTCTCACCCATCGGCGGACAGGGGTTCATCCTCGGCCGTGGCAACCCCCAGCTCTCGCCGGCGGTCGTCCGCCAGTGCGAACTCGAAGTCGTCGCTTCTCGGACGAAACTCGACGACATCGGTCGACTCCGGGTCGACACCGACGACCCCGAACTCGACGCGGAACTCCGTGGCTGGACCCGAGTCCGGGTCGGCCGGTTCGAGCACCGCCTGATGGAAGTCGCGTAA
- a CDS encoding transcription factor, translated as MAFEELLSDPVIQKYLHELVGPTGMPVAAAPPDGEVTDEELAEELELELNDVRRALFILYENDLASYRRVRDEDSGWLTYLWTFEYENIPENLEEEMYRLLDALEERLEYERTHEFYLSEPAGIRFEFSEAMEFDFQCPETGAPLEPMENDDLIEATERRIEELRDELNVDVA; from the coding sequence ATGGCTTTTGAGGAGCTGCTGAGCGATCCGGTGATCCAGAAGTACCTCCACGAACTCGTCGGACCGACGGGGATGCCGGTCGCTGCCGCGCCGCCGGACGGGGAGGTGACGGACGAGGAACTCGCCGAGGAACTCGAACTCGAACTGAACGACGTACGCCGTGCCCTGTTCATCCTCTACGAGAACGACCTCGCCAGTTACCGCCGCGTCCGCGACGAGGATTCGGGCTGGCTCACCTATCTCTGGACGTTCGAGTACGAGAACATCCCGGAGAACCTGGAGGAGGAGATGTACCGACTACTCGACGCGCTCGAAGAGCGCCTCGAATACGAGCGGACACACGAGTTCTATCTCTCGGAACCGGCGGGCATCCGCTTCGAGTTCAGCGAGGCGATGGAGTTCGACTTCCAGTGTCCGGAGACTGGCGCCCCGCTCGAACCGATGGAGAACGACGACCTCATCGAGGCGACGGAGCGACGCATCGAGGAGCTCCGCGACGAACTCAACGTGGACGTGGCCTGA
- a CDS encoding DUF5803 family protein has product MRRRHLLTVLGLAALILSAGCAGLLGGQSISDEQLDEEPPSPYTWDNSVDAHITITENARFQAVYRLDSDSIELFRRDGFGGRNAISVSAVRYRYPNGTVITGTELVARGGTVDRSRERVLVSLPDDAAGDGRLAVTSSSTPKRFSLPTFVNGSYAVVLPPNRRIEVFPFGKVTPSGYEVESAGDQRIIRWDNVEADAISVQFYLQRDLYIFGAAAAVLTVVGIGGVAYYRRRIEALRKQREELGLDVETDDEFDDEPPPGMG; this is encoded by the coding sequence ATGCGTCGCCGCCACCTGCTCACCGTGCTGGGGCTTGCTGCGCTCATCCTCTCCGCCGGCTGTGCCGGTCTTCTCGGCGGGCAGTCCATCTCCGACGAGCAACTCGACGAGGAGCCGCCGTCGCCGTACACTTGGGACAACAGCGTCGACGCCCACATCACGATCACGGAAAACGCGCGTTTCCAGGCGGTCTACCGCCTCGATAGCGACTCGATAGAGTTGTTTCGCCGCGACGGCTTCGGCGGGCGCAACGCGATCTCCGTCTCGGCCGTTCGGTACCGGTACCCCAACGGCACGGTCATCACGGGGACCGAACTGGTCGCTCGCGGTGGGACCGTCGACCGGTCGCGCGAGCGGGTGCTGGTGAGCCTCCCCGACGACGCCGCGGGCGATGGTCGCCTTGCCGTCACCTCATCCAGCACGCCCAAGCGATTCAGCCTCCCGACCTTCGTCAACGGCTCGTACGCCGTGGTCCTGCCGCCGAACCGCCGGATCGAGGTGTTCCCCTTCGGGAAAGTCACCCCGAGCGGTTACGAGGTCGAATCCGCGGGTGATCAGCGGATCATTCGCTGGGACAACGTCGAGGCTGACGCCATCTCGGTGCAGTTCTACCTCCAGCGCGACCTCTACATCTTCGGCGCGGCGGCGGCCGTCTTGACGGTCGTCGGCATCGGCGGCGTCGCCTACTACCGGCGACGCATCGAGGCGCTGCGCAAACAGCGGGAGGAACTCGGCCTCGACGTCGAGACCGACGACGAGTTCGATGACGAACCGCCGCCGGGGATGGGTTGA
- the pyk gene encoding pyruvate kinase, with translation MRRAKIVCTLGPASNDRGTIRELAEAGMAVARLNASHGTPEDRAEVIQRIHAVDDAIDDPLSSMLDLQGPEVRTAPIDEPIELDTDSTVRFVEGDTATPEEIGLSYSIDAASPGDQVLLDDGRIETRVESVSDGVVTARVVSGGELGSRKGVNTPGVDLDLDVVTESDRRDIEVAVENEADFVAASFVRDADDVYAVTDAIENAGGDIPVVSKIERAGAVDNIDDIVAASYGVMVARGDLGVECPLEQVPMVQKRIIHSAQDAGVPVITATEMLDSMVSSRRPTRAEASDVANAVLDGTDAVMLSGETAIGDHPVRVVETMDRIVREVESSGEYAETQEERVPKAAEGSQTEALARAARYLARDLGASAIVAVSESGYTARAAAKFRPRVPIVATTPRDHVRRQLALSWGVDAQYAAYREDIDRMIDAAVDAAIDAGVAESGDTVVVLSGMMTELEGTNTTNMLKVHVASETVATGRNVVSGWVSGPVFRCPDGDLTDAPSGAIVALPSTFDGEFTGDTGRIGGIIDARPGMTSYAALVAREQGVPMISGAPLPDDVADGTTVTVYADRGVVYEGDVTPREHPR, from the coding sequence ATGAGACGAGCAAAGATCGTCTGTACCCTCGGTCCCGCCTCCAACGACCGCGGGACGATCCGCGAACTCGCCGAGGCCGGGATGGCCGTCGCGCGACTCAACGCGAGTCACGGCACGCCCGAAGACCGCGCCGAAGTCATCCAGCGCATCCACGCCGTCGACGACGCCATCGACGACCCGCTCTCCTCGATGCTCGACCTCCAGGGGCCGGAGGTGCGGACGGCACCGATCGACGAACCGATCGAACTGGACACCGATTCGACGGTTCGGTTCGTCGAGGGCGACACCGCGACGCCCGAGGAGATCGGTCTCTCGTACTCGATCGACGCCGCCTCGCCGGGGGATCAGGTCCTCCTCGACGACGGGCGCATCGAGACCCGCGTCGAGTCGGTGAGCGACGGCGTGGTGACCGCGCGCGTCGTTTCTGGCGGCGAACTCGGCAGTCGCAAGGGGGTGAACACCCCCGGCGTCGACCTCGACCTCGACGTGGTGACCGAGAGCGACCGGCGCGACATCGAGGTCGCCGTGGAGAACGAGGCCGACTTCGTGGCGGCGAGTTTCGTCCGCGACGCCGACGACGTCTACGCCGTCACGGACGCCATCGAGAACGCCGGCGGCGACATTCCCGTCGTCTCGAAGATCGAACGGGCGGGCGCGGTCGACAACATCGACGACATCGTCGCGGCGTCCTACGGCGTGATGGTCGCACGCGGCGATCTCGGCGTCGAATGCCCGCTGGAACAGGTGCCGATGGTCCAGAAGCGCATCATCCACAGCGCACAGGACGCGGGCGTGCCCGTCATCACGGCGACGGAGATGCTGGACTCGATGGTCTCCTCGCGGCGGCCGACGCGGGCCGAAGCGTCGGACGTGGCGAACGCCGTCCTCGACGGGACGGACGCGGTGATGCTCTCGGGCGAGACGGCCATCGGCGACCACCCCGTTCGCGTCGTCGAAACGATGGACCGCATCGTCCGCGAGGTCGAATCGAGCGGCGAGTACGCCGAGACCCAGGAGGAACGGGTCCCGAAGGCTGCGGAGGGATCACAGACGGAGGCGCTGGCGCGAGCCGCCAGATATCTGGCGCGCGACCTGGGTGCGTCGGCCATCGTCGCCGTCTCCGAATCGGGATACACCGCGCGGGCGGCGGCGAAGTTCCGCCCACGCGTTCCCATCGTGGCGACGACGCCGCGGGATCACGTCCGGCGCCAACTCGCGCTCTCGTGGGGCGTCGACGCCCAGTACGCCGCCTACCGCGAGGATATCGACCGGATGATCGACGCGGCGGTCGACGCCGCCATCGACGCCGGCGTCGCCGAGAGCGGCGATACGGTGGTCGTCCTCTCGGGGATGATGACCGAACTGGAGGGAACCAACACCACGAACATGCTGAAAGTCCACGTCGCCTCCGAGACGGTGGCGACGGGGCGAAACGTGGTCAGCGGGTGGGTCTCCGGCCCCGTTTTCCGCTGCCCAGACGGCGATCTAACCGACGCACCGTCCGGCGCTATCGTCGCCCTTCCGTCGACCTTCGACGGCGAGTTCACGGGCGACACCGGTCGCATCGGCGGCATCATCGACGCACGGCCGGGCATGACGAGTTACGCGGCGCTCGTGGCGCGCGAACAGGGCGTCCCGATGATCAGCGGTGCCCCCTTGCCCGACGATGTCGCCGACGGGACGACGGTGACGGTGTACGCCGACCGCGGCGTCGTCTACGAGGGTGACGTGACGCCCCGCGAACACCCACGGTGA
- a CDS encoding DUF2110 family protein, producing MVVLATKCYVEGDARDRALDGMRSLVDNDIGGLDVDWEVGVRHDDFVSVTVTGDDAVVARNLLREEWGEIGTGFEDGETYVGTLESWDENGFVLDAGERVRIPADELGLGPGTPSQIRDRFGLVQHLPLQFTAGDPARLADAERDRLFEWTRGNGRLNVNSATRGEVRATINRAGHARDIVTVERLGLLEQSVICAEGTDPPGLLASVGEYLPAELKCVVP from the coding sequence ATGGTCGTTCTCGCAACCAAATGTTACGTCGAGGGCGACGCCCGTGACCGGGCGCTCGACGGGATGCGCTCGCTCGTCGACAACGACATCGGCGGTCTCGACGTGGACTGGGAGGTCGGCGTCCGCCACGACGACTTCGTCTCGGTCACCGTCACGGGCGACGACGCCGTCGTCGCGCGCAACCTCCTCCGTGAGGAGTGGGGTGAGATCGGGACCGGCTTCGAAGACGGCGAGACCTACGTCGGCACGCTCGAATCGTGGGACGAAAACGGGTTCGTCCTCGACGCGGGCGAACGGGTCCGGATCCCGGCCGACGAACTCGGCCTCGGCCCCGGGACGCCGTCGCAGATCCGCGACCGCTTCGGCCTGGTCCAGCACCTCCCCCTGCAGTTCACGGCGGGCGACCCGGCGCGACTGGCTGACGCCGAGCGCGACCGCCTGTTCGAGTGGACGCGTGGCAACGGCCGCCTGAACGTCAACAGCGCCACGCGGGGCGAGGTGCGCGCGACGATCAACCGCGCGGGACACGCCCGCGACATCGTCACCGTCGAACGCCTCGGCCTGCTCGAACAGAGCGTCATCTGCGCGGAGGGAACCGATCCGCCGGGACTGCTCGCCAGCGTCGGCGAGTATCTCCCCGCGGAGCTCAAATGCGTCGTCCCCTGA
- a CDS encoding metal-dependent hydrolase yields MMLPTHALAGMLLALPVALAMPEFAGVALLAGFLGGVVPDADLYAGHRRTLHYPVYYSALVPAGVLALAVWPSVMTVALAVFLLAAAAHSVADVFGGGLELRPWEATSNRAVYDHYNRRWVAPRHWIRYDGAPSDLALSVALAAPLLFVVGPSHRWLVTAALVVAVVYATVRRTLPSVVERLVGGLPTWLLAYLPARYCSPDHVAVTGHER; encoded by the coding sequence ATGATGCTGCCGACACACGCCCTCGCCGGGATGCTGCTGGCCCTGCCGGTGGCGCTCGCGATGCCCGAGTTCGCGGGCGTTGCCCTCCTCGCGGGCTTTCTCGGCGGGGTGGTCCCGGACGCGGATCTGTACGCCGGCCACCGACGAACGCTCCACTACCCGGTCTACTACTCGGCGCTCGTCCCGGCCGGCGTTCTGGCGCTGGCAGTGTGGCCGTCGGTGATGACGGTCGCTCTCGCCGTGTTCCTCCTTGCGGCGGCGGCCCACAGCGTCGCCGACGTCTTCGGCGGCGGGTTGGAACTCCGTCCCTGGGAAGCCACCTCGAACCGGGCGGTGTACGACCATTACAACCGCCGTTGGGTCGCGCCTCGCCACTGGATCCGCTACGACGGCGCCCCGTCGGATCTCGCCCTATCCGTCGCGCTCGCCGCGCCGCTGCTGTTCGTCGTCGGCCCCTCGCATCGGTGGCTCGTCACCGCCGCGCTCGTCGTCGCCGTCGTGTACGCGACCGTCCGGCGGACGTTACCGTCGGTCGTCGAACGCCTCGTGGGTGGCCTCCCGACGTGGCTGCTGGCGTATCTCCCCGCGCGGTACTGCTCGCCAGACCACGTGGCTGTGACCGGGCACGAACGGTGA